The window CCCGCGCCTCAATTTCTGGGGGATCTCCCCGCCGAGGCAGGCGGAGGTGGCGATGAGCCCCTCGTGGTGGCGCCGAAGGAGGTCCTTGTCCATGCGAGGCTTGTATTGAAAGCCCTCCAGAAAGGCGGCGGTGGAGAGCTTGCAGAGGTTGTGGTACCCGGTTTGGTTCTCGCACAGGAGGATCAGGTGGGAGTAAGGGCGCTTTCCGTCCGGACCCGCAGGATCCTCGTCGAAGCGCGAGTGGGGAGCCACGTACGCCTCGCACCCGATGACGGGTCGGACGCCGGCCTTGAGGGCCCGCTTGAAGAACTTCACGGCCCCGAAGAGATTCCCGTGGTCCGTGATGGCCATGGCCGGGGAGCCGTGCGTCGCGGCCTGCGCGAGGGCCTCGTCGAGCCGGCAGGCGCCGTCCAGAAGGGAGTACTGGGTGTGGAGATGGAGGTGGACGAACGGACGCTCAGTCATGGGACCCTCGATCCCAAAGACCTTTCAGTCCCGCCCACAGGGCCCTCGAGGACCGGTCCCGGGAGCGACGCGCAGAAGGAAGGGGCGCGGGCATGCGCATCTCGATCACGGGCTCACGGGCTCTCGGGCTCCGGGGTTCCATCCTGATCACTCCCATTCGATGGTTCCGGGGGGTTTGGAGGTCACATCGTAGACCACCCGGCTGATGCCCTTCACTTCGTTCACGATGCGGCTCGACACGCGCCCGAGGAAGTCGGGCGGGAATCGGTACCAGTCGGCCGTCATGAAGTCCTCGGTCACCACCGCCCTCAGGGCCGCCACGCGGTCGTAGGTCCTGGCGTCCCCCATGACGCCCACCGTGCGGACGGGAAGGAGGACGGCGAAGGCCTGGGAGACGGCCCCGTAAAGGCCCTCCCGGCGGATCTCCTCGAGGAAGATCGCGTCGGCCTCCCGAAGGAGGTCGGCATCCTCCCGCGTCACCTCGCCGAGGATCCGGACGGCGAGGCCGGGACCCGGAAAGGGATGCCGGTCCACGAAGGCGGCGTCCAGCCCCAACAGTCGGCCCACCTCGCGAACCTCGTCCTTGAACAGGTCGCGGATCGGCTCGACGATCTTCATGCGCATGCGCTCGGGCAGTCCGCCCACGTTGTGGTGGCTCTTGATGACGGCGGCGACGGACGAGGCGGCCGCCGATTCGATGCGGTCCGGGTAGATGGTGCCTTGCACCAGATAGGGAACCCGGCCGAGCGCCTGGGCCTCCCGCTCGAAGACCTCCACGAAGGTCCGGCCCACCGCCTTGCGCTTCTCCTCGGGATCGGACAGGCCTCTGAGGGCCAAGAAGAACTCCTCCGAGGCGTCCACCTTCCGCAGATCCAACTTCAGCCCGTCCCGAAGGCGGCTGGAAACGGCTTCGGCCTCCCCCTTCCTGAGGAGTCCGTGGTCGATGAAGAGGCCCGCGAGCCGGTCCCCGACGGCCCGTTGAACCAGGAGGGCCGCCACCGACGAATCCACCCCTCCGGAGATGGCGCAGAGAACCCGCTCTCCTCCCACCTCCCGCCGGATCTGAGCCACGGCCTCCTCGATGAAGGAGGTCATGGTCCAATCGCCGCGCGCCCCGCATACGCCGAAGAGAAAGCGGCGCAGGATCTCCCGCCCGTCGGCGGTGTGCGTCACTTCGGGGTGAAACTGGAGGGCGAAGAGGCCCCTATCCGGATCTTCCATGGCGGCCACGGGGACGCTTTCCGTGCTCCCCGAAACCCGAAAGCCCTCGGGAGGGGTCTCCACCCGGTCTCCGTGGCTCATCCAGATGGGCCGAGGCTCCGGTGGCCCGTGGAAGAGAAGGCTCTCCGGGCTTCCGAAGAAGAGGGCGGGGCCGTATTCCCGGCGGCCCGATGGAACCACTCTGCCGCCCAGGGCGTGGGCCATCCACTGCATCCCGTAGCAGATGCCCAGGACGGGGATCCCCAGGCCGGAAAGGGCCGGATCCGGCAAGGGCGCGCCCTCCGCGAAAACGGACTGGGGGCCGCCCGAAAGGATGAGCCCGATGGGGGCCCGGGAACGGATTTCTCCGGCCGGGCGGTCGTGGGGGACCACTTCGCAGTACACGCCCAGTTCCCTCACGCGCCGGGCGATCAGGCGCGTGTACTGAGAACCGAAATCGAGGATGAGGACGACCTGTCCGCCGTGCATGACCCCTTCCGATCCCTCGCGGAGGCGAAGAGTATAGCCCGCGTCCGGGATGGCCTCAAGGAGAGGGGGCGGGGGCGTCCCGCCGGAGGGGCTCGGCCCACTCTCGGAAGGTCCTCAAGAGGGCCTCGGGGCTCTTGGAGCGGTCGAGGGACCGGCGGAGGGCGAGGGAGCCCGGGAACCCGGCCGTGTATTTTCCCAGGAAGGTCTTCATCCGATGAAGGGCCAGGCCCGGCGGCCCCATCTCGAGGAGGTCCTCGAAATGAGCCTCCACGAGGTCCAGCCGGTCGCGGAGGCCGGGCACGGCGTAGGCTCCCTTGGTCCGCAGGTCCTCGATCTGACGGAAGATCCACGGGTTCTTGACCGCGGCCCGGCCCACCATGACCCCGTCGCAGGAGGTGGAGGCAAACAGGTCCATCCCCTCCTCCGGTGTGGACACGTCGCCGTTGCCCACCACCGGCACCGAGACGAGGGACTTGAGCTCGCCGATCCGGCCCCAGTCGGCCCGGCCCGAGTAGCCCTGCTCACGGGTCCTGGCGTGCAGGGTCAGGGCGGCGACGCCCGCCTCCTCCAGGGCTCTCCCGACTTCGAGGAAGGTGATTTCCGATCCCGACCACCCCAACCGCAGCTTGGCCGTCACAGGGATCGCCACGGCCTTCACCACGGCCCTCGCCACGGCGGCCGCCCGGACGGGCTCCCTCAGGAGGGCCGCACCGCACCATCCCTTCGTCACCTTGGGGACGGGGCATCCCATGTTGAGGTCCACCACGTCCGCGCCCTGGGCCTCGCAGCGGCGGGCCGCCTCGGCCATGTTCTCGGGATCGGCCCCGGAGATCTGGAGCGCGATGGGGTGCTCGTCGGATCCCATGCGGAGGTAGTCCCCGGTGCGCCGTCCGCCCCGAACCAGCCCCTCCGAGGACAGGATCTCGGAAACCACAAGGCCCACGCCTCCGCACCGGCGCACCATGCGCCGGAAGGTCACGTCGGTCAGGCCCGCCATGGGAGCGAGAACGAGGGCGGGCGCCACGGCCACGGGCCCGATCCGGAGAACGCCGTCCGTCACGGGAGCGCCTCGGAAGGCCGCCGGATCCGGAAGAACTCCGACTCCCGCCCCTTGGGAATGGGACGCAGGGGAAGGACCAGGATCTCCACCTCCAGGGCCCCGCCCTCCTCGTCCATCAGCGCGAGGAGGTCACCCGGCGCCACCTCCCGACCCGGCTTGGCGGGCCGCCCGTTGACCCGCACTCCGCCCCCGAGGGCGGCGGCCTTGGCCGCGCTCCTCCTCCGGATGAGGCGGGAGTGCTTCAGAAACAGGTCGAGCCGCATGGCGAATGACCCTCCCGGGGACGGCCCGCGCGGGACGTCTCCCCGAGGAGCGTCTCAGACGTACTTGGGGTTGACGCGGACGTAGCTCTGGGCCTTCAGCTCCGCGATGTACGCCTTGTAGGCCTCGGAGAATTTCTGTTCCTTCAGGGCCTCCACCACCGCGGCCCGCGCCTCGTCCAGGGTGGGCGTCTTGGCCTCGCGGCGCTCCAACA is drawn from Acidobacteriota bacterium and contains these coding sequences:
- the guaA gene encoding glutamine-hydrolyzing GMP synthase; this translates as MHGGQVVLILDFGSQYTRLIARRVRELGVYCEVVPHDRPAGEIRSRAPIGLILSGGPQSVFAEGAPLPDPALSGLGIPVLGICYGMQWMAHALGGRVVPSGRREYGPALFFGSPESLLFHGPPEPRPIWMSHGDRVETPPEGFRVSGSTESVPVAAMEDPDRGLFALQFHPEVTHTADGREILRRFLFGVCGARGDWTMTSFIEEAVAQIRREVGGERVLCAISGGVDSSVAALLVQRAVGDRLAGLFIDHGLLRKGEAEAVSSRLRDGLKLDLRKVDASEEFFLALRGLSDPEEKRKAVGRTFVEVFEREAQALGRVPYLVQGTIYPDRIESAAASSVAAVIKSHHNVGGLPERMRMKIVEPIRDLFKDEVREVGRLLGLDAAFVDRHPFPGPGLAVRILGEVTREDADLLREADAIFLEEIRREGLYGAVSQAFAVLLPVRTVGVMGDARTYDRVAALRAVVTEDFMTADWYRFPPDFLGRVSSRIVNEVKGISRVVYDVTSKPPGTIEWE
- the dusB gene encoding tRNA dihydrouridine synthase DusB, whose product is MTDGVLRIGPVAVAPALVLAPMAGLTDVTFRRMVRRCGGVGLVVSEILSSEGLVRGGRRTGDYLRMGSDEHPIALQISGADPENMAEAARRCEAQGADVVDLNMGCPVPKVTKGWCGAALLREPVRAAAVARAVVKAVAIPVTAKLRLGWSGSEITFLEVGRALEEAGVAALTLHARTREQGYSGRADWGRIGELKSLVSVPVVGNGDVSTPEEGMDLFASTSCDGVMVGRAAVKNPWIFRQIEDLRTKGAYAVPGLRDRLDLVEAHFEDLLEMGPPGLALHRMKTFLGKYTAGFPGSLALRRSLDRSKSPEALLRTFREWAEPLRRDAPAPSP
- a CDS encoding S4 domain-containing protein encodes the protein MRLDLFLKHSRLIRRRSAAKAAALGGGVRVNGRPAKPGREVAPGDLLALMDEEGGALEVEILVLPLRPIPKGRESEFFRIRRPSEALP